A single Phragmites australis chromosome 4, lpPhrAust1.1, whole genome shotgun sequence DNA region contains:
- the LOC133915894 gene encoding probable membrane metalloprotease ARASP2, chloroplastic, with the protein MITTHLSPTPKLPFHSHLAVPFSLTRRHRHLAKPVSVPAAAPPDPLASVESVVSAASVLAAIVLVHESGHFLAAASRGIHISQFSIGFGPALARFRVGPVEYSLRAIPLGGYVGFPDDDPESGFAPDDPDLLRNRPVPDRLLVVSAGVAANLAFAFLIVCAQALTVGVPVQAQLPGVLVPEVLPGSAAARAGILPGDVILAVPGAAPEPSVPVLVDLIKASPSKKVPITVSRTAPGAGDRQSVELTLVPDTSADGTGRIGVQLSPNFLVRRVRPQNLADATVLAVREFTLLTGTVFDGLRQTLLNFSQSAEKVSGPVAIIAVGAEVARSSADGLFQFAAVINLNLAAINLLPLPALDGGTLALILLEAARGGRKIPREVEQGIMSSGILVVLMVGIFLIVRDTLNLDFIKEIL; encoded by the coding sequence ATGATTACCACCCACCTCTCCCCCACCCCCAAGCTCCCTTTCCACTCCCACCTTGCCGTGCCCTTCTCCCTCACGCGCCGCCACCGACACCTCGCCAAGCCCGTCTCCGTccccgccgcggcgccgccggACCCCCTCGCGAGCGTCGAGTCGGTGgtctccgccgcctccgtccTGGCCGCCATCGTGCTCGTCCACGAGTCGGGCCACTTCCTCGCCGCGGCCTCCCGCGGCATCCACATCTCCCAGTTCTCCATCGGCTTCGGCCCGGCCCTCGCTCGCTTCCGCGTCGGCCCCGTCGAGTACTCGCTCCGCGCCATCCCGCTCGGCGGCTACGTCGGCTTCCCCGACGACGACCCCGAGTCCGGCTTCGCACCCGACGACCCCGACCTCCTCCGCAACCGCCCCGTCCCCGACCGCCTCCTCGTCGTCTCCGCCGGCGTCGCCGCCAACCTCGCCTTCGCCTTCCTCATCGTCTGCGCCCAGGCGCTCACCGTCGGCGTCCCCGTCCAGGCGCAGCTCCCTGGAGTGCTCGTGCCTGAGGTCCTCCCAGGCTCTGCGGCCGCCCGCGCCGGAATCCTCCCCGGCGACGTCATCCTAGCCGTCCCCGGCGCCGCGCCCGAGCCGTCTGTTCCCGTCCTAGTCGACCTCATCAAGGCCAGCCCCAGCAAGAAGGTGCCCATCACCGTGTCAAGAACCGCGCCCGGGGCCGGGGACAGGCAGTCCGTTGAACTCACTCTCGTGCCGGACACCAGCGCTGATGGCACAGGGCGCATCGGCGTGCAGCTATCCCCCAACTTCCTGGTCAGGCGCGTCCGACCCCAAAACCTGGCCGACGCGACCGTCCTCGCCGTGCGCGAGTTCACGCTCTTGACCGGGACGGTGTTCGATGGGCTCAGGCAGACATTGCTCAACTTCTCGCAGTCGGCGGAGAAGGTATCAGGTCCTGTGGCCATCATTGCTGTCGGCGCCGAAGTGGCCAGGTCCAGCGCTGACGGGCTGTTTCAATTCGCGGCAGTGATTAACCTCAACCTTGCGGCTATAAACTTGTTGCCGTTGCCGGCATTGGACGGTGGGACGTTGGCGTTGATCCTTCTTGAGGCAGCCCGTGGTGGTCGGAAGATTCCCCGTGAAGTTGAGCAGGGGATCATGTCGTCAGGAATATTGGTGGTGCTGATGGTTGGCATATTCCTTATTGTGCGTGACACGCTCAATCTTGACTTCATCAAGGAGATTTTGTGA